The Couchioplanes caeruleus nucleotide sequence GGAGCCTGCGGGCACGGCGAGGGAGCTGCCGGCGAGCCGGTCTGCAAGACGTACGTGGCCGTGCCGATCTGTGCGCCCGCGCCCGTCGGGGATCCGCTGGTGCCGGGCGAGCGGGAGGCGTCCGGGCAGCCCGCGACCCTCGGCGTTCTCGCCCTGTACGACCGCCTCGGCTCCGACGAGTTCGACGACGCCGATCTGCTCACCCTGCGGACGTTCGCGGGGCAGGCCGGGATCGCCGTGCAGAACGTACGGGTGCACGAGGAGGCGCAGCGGCTGTCGCTCACGGACCCGCTGACCGGGCTGTGGAACTACCGGTGCCTGCAGGAGTCGCTGCGGCGCGAGGTGGAGCGGGCCAGCCGGTTCGGCCGGATGCTCACCGTGCTCGTGCTGGACCTCGACCACTTCAAAGAGGTCAACGACACGTACGGCCACGCGGCCGGCGACACGGTGCTCAGCGAGTTCGCGCGACGGATCCGGCTCGGGTTGCGTGAGGTCGACGTGGCGTTCCGGCAGGGCGGTGAGGAGTTCGTCGTGCTGTTGCCGGAGACCGACGCGTACGGCGGGATCGTCGTGGCCGAGCGGCTGGGGGCGGCGGTGCGGCAGGTTCCCGTCCCGGTCGACGGCCGGCGGCTGGATCCTTCGGGGTCGGCAGTCGTGGAGCGGATCGCGATCAGCGTCTCCATCGGCATCGCCGTGTACCCGGAGCACGGCGTGAACGCTCAGCAGGTGCTCGAGGCGGCAGATGATGCGCTGTACGCGGCCAAGAGCGCGGGCCGGGACACGTACCGGCTCGCGGACAGGGCGCGGGCGATGAGTGGGCCGCGCAGGGGGAGTGGCGACGTTCGGGGCCGGGCTGAAGCGACGGTCGTGGCCTCCGGCGGCGTCGCGGGGAAGGTGCCGGCGCCCGGCGGCGGCGCTGCGGGATGGGCCGCGGACGCGGACAATGGCGAGGTAGGCCCGACCAGCGACGGTGATCCGGGGGACGGCGGGGTCGGGGGCGGTACGCAGCAGGGCACAGACAGCGATGCGGCGCATTCGATGCGCGTGTTGCCCGACGACATCGATGGTTCGCGGCGCCGGACACCCGGCGGCGGCGCGGGCCCGGGCGGTGTGACGGACGCGTCAGTTTCGGGGCGGGTTCGGGACGGGCAAATGGATCATCCGGGATCGGTGACGGGCGCGTCCGGCGGGCCACAGCCGCCGCGGCAGGGCCGTGGCCGATAGTCTCGCGGCATGTCCGGGCAGAACTCAGCGAAGGTGCGGTGACCTCAGATGTCCACGCAGGCGCATGCGACCGGCCGTCGAGCCGTGAAGGCCGTCATTCCCGCGGCCGGGCTCGCCACCCGATTCCTGCCGGCCACCAAGGCCGTCCCGAAGGAGTTGTTGCCTGTCGTAGACCGTCCGGTTCTCCAGTACATCGTGGAGGAGGCGGCCGCCGCGGGCCTCAGCGACGTGCTGCTGGTGACCGGCCGCGGCAAGACGTCGATGGTCGACCACTTCGACCGGCGGCCCGACGTGGAGGCGCGGCTCGAGGAGAAGGGCGACACGGAACGGCTCGCGGCCGTACGGCGGACGAGCGAGCTCGCGGACATCTACACCTGCCGGCAGGGTGAGGCCCTCGGTCTCGGTCACGCCGTCGGAGTGGCCGCCTCGCACGTCGGCGACAACGCGTTCGCCGTTCTGCTCGGTGACGAGTTCGTCGACGAGGATCAGCCGTTGCTCCCGGCGATGCTGGACCTGCAGGCCGAGACGGGCGGCATCGTGCTCGCCTTCATCGAGGTCTCGCCCGAGGAGACGAACCGCTACGGCATCGCCTCCGTCGCTCCGGAGGAGGGCCGCGGCGAGGACATCGTCAAGGTCACCGGGCTGGTCGAGAAGCCCTCGCCGGAGGAGGCGCCCAGCAACCTCGCCGTGGTGGGTCGGTACGTGCTGCCGGCGGCGATCTTCGAGGCGATCGAGAACACCAAGCCGGGCAGCGGCGGGGAGATCCAGCTGACCGACGCCATGGCACAGCTGCTCGCCGACGGCGTACCCGTGCACGGCATCGTCTACCGCGGGCACCGCTACGACACCGGTATGCCGCTGGGTTACCTGCAGACGGTCGTGCAGATTGCGGCCAAGCGCCCCGACCTGGGCGCCGACTTCCGCCAGTGGCTGACCGAGTTCGTGGCCACGGAAACCGGCGGTGCGAAGGGATGACGGCCACGGCCGATGCCGAGGCGGCCGCCAACGAGCTGATGCCTCTCGCCGAATACCTGGGCAGCGTGCTGCGCAGGTTGCGGGCGCTGCCTCCGCTCGACCTCGACCTCACCCAGGCGCACGGCAACGTCCTCGCCAACGACGTGCTGGCCCCGCACCCGTACCCGGCCTTCGACCAGGCCGCGATCGACGGGTACGCCGCCCGCTGGGAGGACCTCGCCGCCGCCGGGCGGATCGGCTCGCACCCGTCGTTCGGGGCGTTCGAGGGCGGGCTGCGACCCGTACGCCTCAACGTCGTCGGCGACCTGGGCGCGGCCAGCTGGCGGCCCGTCCGGCTGACCCCGGGGACGTGCTTCTCCGTGGCGGCCGGTGCGCCGCTGCCGATCGGCGCCGATGTCGTCGTACCCGTGCACTGGACCGACCAGGGCATGGCGGCGGTGGAGATCATGCACGCGCCGAAGCGTGGCTCCGGGGTCCGGCGGGCGGGCGACGAACTGCCCGTCGGCCGGGTCCTGGCCACCGCCGGCTCGTACGTGACGCCCGCCATGGTCGCGGTGTTCGCCGCGTCCGGCATCGGGCACGTCGTGGTCCGGCCCAGCCCCCGCGTCGTCGTGGTGGCCACCGGCGACGAACTGGTCGACGTGGGCCGGCCCAGCCAGCCGGGACAGGTCGTGGACGCGAATTCGCACGCGCTCACCGCCGCGGCCGTGGAGGCCGGAGCTCTCGCGTACCGGATCGGCATCTGCGACGACGACCCGGAAGGCCTGCGGGGGTTGCTCGAGGACCAGACGCTGCGGGCCGACCTGATCATCACCACCGGGGGCACGGGTACGGGACCGGGCGACATGCTGCGCCGGGTGCTGTCCCGGCGCGACCCGGGCCGGGGAGCGGTCGAGTTCACCGACGTCGCGCTCTGCCCCGGCGCGGCCCTCGGCTTCGGCACGGTCGGCGGCGAGGAAGTGCCGGTCGTGTGCCTGCCCGGGGAGCCCGGGGCCGCCCTGATCGGCTTCGAGGTGCTAGCCCGGCCGGTGATCCAACTGCTCGCCGGCGCCGAGCCGGTGTTCCGGCCCAGCGTGAAAGCTCACCTCCTGGAGACGGTGTCGTCGCCGGGCGGGCTGCGCGAGTTCCGCCCCGCGCATGTAGCGGAACGGCGCGGCGGCGGCTACACGGTGCAGCCGCTCGCCGGTGGGCCGTACACTCTGTCGGGCCTCGCCGAAGCCAACGGTCTGCTGGTGCTCGGCGAGCGGGTCACCGCGGCGGCTGCCGGGTCGACCGTCGACGTGTTGCTGCTCGACCGGAGGCGATGATGCTGGGGTCCACGCCCGGATGGCCTGCCGTCCTGGCGGACGGGCCCGTGCTGCTGCGGCCCTACCGGCGCAGCGACGCCCGCGCCTGGTCCGAGGTCCGCATCGCCAACCAGGCGTGGCTCAGCCCCTGGGAATCGGCGC carries:
- a CDS encoding diguanylate cyclase, with amino-acid sequence MTLRGRLTTAFLVVVLGPVLLGSFFIGMTVATVSGDRTVERLDHAATTVRTAMGAMCRQLQAVADAVAVLPPDDRHAAAEQMVTRGLAADVRIAGGPVAPGGMAGMAALPSAAYQGERDCAGGQVADDAMPVTAIAAYAVQGDVTVAATERVDSAFISRLGGTSGAAVSLQASAGGPYARKVEASPGQPLPLVVTVPGSEPTVLYVVLAVAVVAVAGIAIVAARWLARSTTRPLEELAWAAGKVADGELGVRVPVGRDDEIGQLAGTFNRMTRELQTYVQALTASRDQLRGHLAILGDTLSSTHDLHRILQVILQTALSATGARAGVVLLIDPDENCLVARCAEGLTGPWDVPTEEISSLRVRLGQGILGAVAAGGEPRRGACGHGEGAAGEPVCKTYVAVPICAPAPVGDPLVPGEREASGQPATLGVLALYDRLGSDEFDDADLLTLRTFAGQAGIAVQNVRVHEEAQRLSLTDPLTGLWNYRCLQESLRREVERASRFGRMLTVLVLDLDHFKEVNDTYGHAAGDTVLSEFARRIRLGLREVDVAFRQGGEEFVVLLPETDAYGGIVVAERLGAAVRQVPVPVDGRRLDPSGSAVVERIAISVSIGIAVYPEHGVNAQQVLEAADDALYAAKSAGRDTYRLADRARAMSGPRRGSGDVRGRAEATVVASGGVAGKVPAPGGGAAGWAADADNGEVGPTSDGDPGDGGVGGGTQQGTDSDAAHSMRVLPDDIDGSRRRTPGGGAGPGGVTDASVSGRVRDGQMDHPGSVTGASGGPQPPRQGRGR
- a CDS encoding UTP--glucose-1-phosphate uridylyltransferase translates to MSTQAHATGRRAVKAVIPAAGLATRFLPATKAVPKELLPVVDRPVLQYIVEEAAAAGLSDVLLVTGRGKTSMVDHFDRRPDVEARLEEKGDTERLAAVRRTSELADIYTCRQGEALGLGHAVGVAASHVGDNAFAVLLGDEFVDEDQPLLPAMLDLQAETGGIVLAFIEVSPEETNRYGIASVAPEEGRGEDIVKVTGLVEKPSPEEAPSNLAVVGRYVLPAAIFEAIENTKPGSGGEIQLTDAMAQLLADGVPVHGIVYRGHRYDTGMPLGYLQTVVQIAAKRPDLGADFRQWLTEFVATETGGAKG
- a CDS encoding molybdopterin molybdotransferase MoeA gives rise to the protein MTATADAEAAANELMPLAEYLGSVLRRLRALPPLDLDLTQAHGNVLANDVLAPHPYPAFDQAAIDGYAARWEDLAAAGRIGSHPSFGAFEGGLRPVRLNVVGDLGAASWRPVRLTPGTCFSVAAGAPLPIGADVVVPVHWTDQGMAAVEIMHAPKRGSGVRRAGDELPVGRVLATAGSYVTPAMVAVFAASGIGHVVVRPSPRVVVVATGDELVDVGRPSQPGQVVDANSHALTAAAVEAGALAYRIGICDDDPEGLRGLLEDQTLRADLIITTGGTGTGPGDMLRRVLSRRDPGRGAVEFTDVALCPGAALGFGTVGGEEVPVVCLPGEPGAALIGFEVLARPVIQLLAGAEPVFRPSVKAHLLETVSSPGGLREFRPAHVAERRGGGYTVQPLAGGPYTLSGLAEANGLLVLGERVTAAAAGSTVDVLLLDRRR